The segment CAGCCACGCTCCCGAATGCGAACGACCTCACGCAGCGCTTCGCGCTCGACGTGCAGGGTTTCGACGCGCTGCGCGCGCAGGCGAAGCAGTCGCCGCAGGCCGGCGCGAAGGCCGTCGCCGGGCAGTTCGACGCGATGTTCACGCAGATGATGCTCAAGAGCATGCGCGACGCGTCGCCCGATGGCGGGCTGTTCGATTCGCATACGTCGAAGATGTACACGTCGATGCTCGACCAGCAGCTCGCGCAGCAGATGTCGACGCGCGGGATCGGCGTCGCCGACGCGCTGATGAAACAGTTGCTGCGCAACGCGGGGCAGGGCACGGGCGGCGACACGGCGGCCGATGTCGGCGCGGGCGGCCTGGGCGCGGGCGGCCTCGGCACGGCCGGCAACGAAGGCAGCCTCGCCGCGATGAACGCGATGGCGCGCGCGTATGCGAACGCGGCCGGGAACAACGGCGGGCTCGCCGGCGCGCGCGGCTATTCGGGCGGCAGCGCGCTGACGCCGCCGCTGAAAGGCGCGAGCGGTGCGCCGGACGCCGACGCGTTCGTCGACCGCCTCGCCGCGCCGGCGCAGGCCGCGAGCGCGACCACGGGCATCCCGGCGCGCTTCATCGTCGGCCAGGCCGCGCTCGAATCGGGCTGGGGCAAGCGCGAGATCCGCGCGGCCGACGGCTCGACCAGCTACAACGTATTCGGCATCAAGGCGAGCAAGGGCTGGACCGGCCGCACGGTGTCGGCGCTGACGACCGAGTACGTGAACGGCACGCCGCGCCGCGTGGTCGCGAAATTCCGCGCGTACGACTCGTACGAGCACGCGATGACCGATTACGCGAACCTGCTGAAGAACAATCCGCGCTACTCGGGCGTGCTGAGCGCGAGCCGCAGCGTCGAGGGCTTCGCGCACGGGATGCAGAAGGCCGGTTACGCGACCGACCCGAACTATGCGAAGAAGCTGATCTCGATCATGCAGCAGATCGGCTGACGAACCAGGGCCTGTTCCTGCTGATAACAGGCCCCAGCCACCGCCAGTTGGCCCCTTTCGGACCGCGCCCGGCAGCCTGCCGCGCGCGGTTTCAACGTTTGCGCGAAAAAAATCGGCAAATCGATCTAAACTTTCGGTCAGCACTGCCGCT is part of the Burkholderia pyrrocinia genome and harbors:
- the flgJ gene encoding flagellar assembly peptidoglycan hydrolase FlgJ, with product MAATLPNANDLTQRFALDVQGFDALRAQAKQSPQAGAKAVAGQFDAMFTQMMLKSMRDASPDGGLFDSHTSKMYTSMLDQQLAQQMSTRGIGVADALMKQLLRNAGQGTGGDTAADVGAGGLGAGGLGTAGNEGSLAAMNAMARAYANAAGNNGGLAGARGYSGGSALTPPLKGASGAPDADAFVDRLAAPAQAASATTGIPARFIVGQAALESGWGKREIRAADGSTSYNVFGIKASKGWTGRTVSALTTEYVNGTPRRVVAKFRAYDSYEHAMTDYANLLKNNPRYSGVLSASRSVEGFAHGMQKAGYATDPNYAKKLISIMQQIG